In Mauremys mutica isolate MM-2020 ecotype Southern chromosome 16, ASM2049712v1, whole genome shotgun sequence, one DNA window encodes the following:
- the MORN3 gene encoding MORN repeat-containing protein 3 isoform X2, with protein sequence MRLTFAILAEDFLHAEREYCTLKMCPISTYIINAKNNMPIVKYPRTVEPLWNEWDRKAQKCGLRHTIYAVNRDHYTGEWLDNLKHGKGTQTWKSTGAIYNGDWKFGKRDGYGTYSIPDPLTKEYKKVYSGWWKNDKKCGYGIKFYSDLEYYEGEWSSGKRSGWGRMYYKDGSIYEGQWLEDQHSGQGMLRLTNENRYEGTWKDGKKHGLGKFFYLNKGQLFEGFWVADIPKCGTMIDFGREEVPTPTQYPIPKIELANPDDVLEEAQAMLDNSQE encoded by the exons ATGAGATTGACATTTGCAATACTTGCTGAAGACTTCCTGCATGCAGAAAGAGAATATTGCACATTGAAAATGTGTCCTATTTCAACCTATATTATTAATG CTAAGAACAATATGCCCATTGTGAAATATCCTAGGACCGTAGAGCCTCTCTGGAATGAATGGGACAGGAAGGCACAGAAATGTGGATTAAGACATACAATTTATGCTGTCAATAGGGATCACTATACTGGAGAATGGTTGGACAATTTGAAGCATG GTAAAGGTACACAGACCTGGAAAAGTACAGGCGCAATATATAATGGTGACTGGAAGTTTGGAAAACGGGATGGATATGGAACATACAGCATTCCTGACCCTTTAACTAAAGAATACAAGAAAGTGTATTCAGGCTGGTGGAAAAATGACAAAAAATGT GGCTATGGAATTAAGTTTTACTCGGACTTGGAATATTATGAAGGGGAATGGAGTAGCGGGAAAAGAAGCGGCTGGGGCAGAATGTACTACAAGGATGGATCCATCTAtgaaggacaatggttggaagaCCAACACAGTGGCCAAGGAATGCTTCGCTTAA CAAATGAAAATCGGTATGAAGGAACATGGAAAGATGGAAAAAAACATGGCCTAGGAAAGTTTTTCTACCTGAATAAAGGCCAGTTGTTTGAAGGTTTCTGGGTAGCAGATATTCCGAAGTGTGGAACTATGATTGACTTTGGACGAGAAGAAGTTCCTACTCCTACACAGTATCCAATACCCAAG
- the MORN3 gene encoding MORN repeat-containing protein 3 isoform X1, whose amino-acid sequence MRLTFAILAEDFLHAEREYCTLKMCPISTYIINAKNNMPIVKYPRTVEPLWNEWDRKAQKCGLRHTIYAVNRDHYTGEWLDNLKHGKGTQTWKSTGAIYNGDWKFGKRDGYGTYSIPDPLTKEYKKVYSGWWKNDKKCGYGIKFYSDLEYYEGEWSSGKRSGWGRMYYKDGSIYEGQWLEDQHSGQGMLRLTNENRYEGTWKDGKKHGLGKFFYLNKGQLFEGFWVADIPKCGTMIDFGREEVPTPTQYPIPKIELANPDDVLEEPQAMLDDSQE is encoded by the exons ATGAGATTGACATTTGCAATACTTGCTGAAGACTTCCTGCATGCAGAAAGAGAATATTGCACATTGAAAATGTGTCCTATTTCAACCTATATTATTAATG CTAAGAACAATATGCCCATTGTGAAATATCCTAGGACCGTAGAGCCTCTCTGGAATGAATGGGACAGGAAGGCACAGAAATGTGGATTAAGACATACAATTTATGCTGTCAATAGGGATCACTATACTGGAGAATGGTTGGACAATTTGAAGCATG GTAAAGGTACACAGACCTGGAAAAGTACAGGCGCAATATATAATGGTGACTGGAAGTTTGGAAAACGGGATGGATATGGAACATACAGCATTCCTGACCCTTTAACTAAAGAATACAAGAAAGTGTATTCAGGCTGGTGGAAAAATGACAAAAAATGT GGCTATGGAATTAAGTTTTACTCGGACTTGGAATATTATGAAGGGGAATGGAGTAGCGGGAAAAGAAGCGGCTGGGGCAGAATGTACTACAAGGATGGATCCATCTAtgaaggacaatggttggaagaCCAACACAGTGGCCAAGGAATGCTTCGCTTAA CAAATGAAAATCGGTATGAAGGAACATGGAAAGATGGAAAAAAACATGGCCTAGGAAAGTTTTTCTACCTGAATAAAGGCCAGTTGTTTGAAGGTTTCTGGGTAGCAGATATTCCGAAGTGTGGAACTATGATTGACTTTGGACGAGAAGAAGTTCCTACTCCTACACAGTATCCAATACCCAAG attGAACTGGCCAATCCAGATGATGTTTTAGAAGAGCCCCAAGCAATGCTTGATGACAGTCAAGAATGA
- the MORN3 gene encoding MORN repeat-containing protein 3 isoform X3: protein MVSNTLHYNPLFSVATILCLAKNNMPIVKYPRTVEPLWNEWDRKAQKCGLRHTIYAVNRDHYTGEWLDNLKHGKGTQTWKSTGAIYNGDWKFGKRDGYGTYSIPDPLTKEYKKVYSGWWKNDKKCGYGIKFYSDLEYYEGEWSSGKRSGWGRMYYKDGSIYEGQWLEDQHSGQGMLRLTNENRYEGTWKDGKKHGLGKFFYLNKGQLFEGFWVADIPKCGTMIDFGREEVPTPTQYPIPKIELANPDDVLEEPQAMLDDSQE, encoded by the exons ATGGTCTCTAATACTTTACACTATAATCCTTTATTTTCAGTTGCTACTATTTTATGCTTAG CTAAGAACAATATGCCCATTGTGAAATATCCTAGGACCGTAGAGCCTCTCTGGAATGAATGGGACAGGAAGGCACAGAAATGTGGATTAAGACATACAATTTATGCTGTCAATAGGGATCACTATACTGGAGAATGGTTGGACAATTTGAAGCATG GTAAAGGTACACAGACCTGGAAAAGTACAGGCGCAATATATAATGGTGACTGGAAGTTTGGAAAACGGGATGGATATGGAACATACAGCATTCCTGACCCTTTAACTAAAGAATACAAGAAAGTGTATTCAGGCTGGTGGAAAAATGACAAAAAATGT GGCTATGGAATTAAGTTTTACTCGGACTTGGAATATTATGAAGGGGAATGGAGTAGCGGGAAAAGAAGCGGCTGGGGCAGAATGTACTACAAGGATGGATCCATCTAtgaaggacaatggttggaagaCCAACACAGTGGCCAAGGAATGCTTCGCTTAA CAAATGAAAATCGGTATGAAGGAACATGGAAAGATGGAAAAAAACATGGCCTAGGAAAGTTTTTCTACCTGAATAAAGGCCAGTTGTTTGAAGGTTTCTGGGTAGCAGATATTCCGAAGTGTGGAACTATGATTGACTTTGGACGAGAAGAAGTTCCTACTCCTACACAGTATCCAATACCCAAG attGAACTGGCCAATCCAGATGATGTTTTAGAAGAGCCCCAAGCAATGCTTGATGACAGTCAAGAATGA
- the MORN3 gene encoding MORN repeat-containing protein 3 isoform X4: protein MPIVKYPRTVEPLWNEWDRKAQKCGLRHTIYAVNRDHYTGEWLDNLKHGKGTQTWKSTGAIYNGDWKFGKRDGYGTYSIPDPLTKEYKKVYSGWWKNDKKCGYGIKFYSDLEYYEGEWSSGKRSGWGRMYYKDGSIYEGQWLEDQHSGQGMLRLTNENRYEGTWKDGKKHGLGKFFYLNKGQLFEGFWVADIPKCGTMIDFGREEVPTPTQYPIPKIELANPDDVLEEPQAMLDDSQE, encoded by the exons ATGCCCATTGTGAAATATCCTAGGACCGTAGAGCCTCTCTGGAATGAATGGGACAGGAAGGCACAGAAATGTGGATTAAGACATACAATTTATGCTGTCAATAGGGATCACTATACTGGAGAATGGTTGGACAATTTGAAGCATG GTAAAGGTACACAGACCTGGAAAAGTACAGGCGCAATATATAATGGTGACTGGAAGTTTGGAAAACGGGATGGATATGGAACATACAGCATTCCTGACCCTTTAACTAAAGAATACAAGAAAGTGTATTCAGGCTGGTGGAAAAATGACAAAAAATGT GGCTATGGAATTAAGTTTTACTCGGACTTGGAATATTATGAAGGGGAATGGAGTAGCGGGAAAAGAAGCGGCTGGGGCAGAATGTACTACAAGGATGGATCCATCTAtgaaggacaatggttggaagaCCAACACAGTGGCCAAGGAATGCTTCGCTTAA CAAATGAAAATCGGTATGAAGGAACATGGAAAGATGGAAAAAAACATGGCCTAGGAAAGTTTTTCTACCTGAATAAAGGCCAGTTGTTTGAAGGTTTCTGGGTAGCAGATATTCCGAAGTGTGGAACTATGATTGACTTTGGACGAGAAGAAGTTCCTACTCCTACACAGTATCCAATACCCAAG attGAACTGGCCAATCCAGATGATGTTTTAGAAGAGCCCCAAGCAATGCTTGATGACAGTCAAGAATGA